CCCCAAACACCCCCAAATTTCGGGGTTTTGAAGATGAATAACGGAAGGAGCAGGGTGTCTAAAGTCCTGAGAGTTGGCGATCGCAGCCCGCGCGTAGCTGAAGTGCGCACTACGCTCGCTCGCCTCGGCGTGATTGAAGGCTATTCCCGGGAAATGTCCGCCAAGACAGAATCCCAGAAGTTCCACGAAGAAGAGACGCTTTTCGACGAAGAACTCAGCCTCAGCATTAAATCATTCCAGCAAGCTCGAGGTGTCGTACCTTCCGGGCTTATCGACGACCTCACCCTGCGCGTAATCCGCGAAGCCTCCTACACTCTCGGAACACGTGTCCTGGCCTACCAGCCGGGCAACCAACTTGTTGGCGACGACGTCGTAGAGATCCAATCACACCTCCAAGAGCTGGGTTTCTACGCTGATCGCGTGGACGGTCACTTCGGCGAGTTAACGCACAAAGCCGTGATGAACTACCAGCTGAATTACGGCATGCAAGCAGATGGCATCTGCGGCCCAGACACCATCCGTGCACTGTCCCGGTTAGGTCTACGCATCAAGGGTGGATCAGCTCAAGCCATCCGTGAACGCGAACGCATGCGCAACGCAGGACCGCGCCTTGCCGGTAAACGTGTGGTGATTGATCCAGCACTCGGCGGCCCCAACAAGGGACAGATCGTCAAAGGCCCTTACGGTGACATCTCTGAGGAAGAAATTCTTTGGGATCTAGCCACCCGCCTCGAAGGTCGCATGATCGCAGCAGGAATGGAAACCATCCTGTCACGCCCTCACATGGATGATCCCAGCAGTCGCGACCGGGCCTCCATCGCCAATGCTTTCAGCGCCGACCTCATGTTAAGCCTGCACTGTGATTCCTACCCGAATGACAAAGCCAACGGTGTGGCCAGTTTCTACTTCGGTTCAGAAAACGGCACCAACTCACTCACCGGTGAAACACTGTCGGCATATATCCAAAAGGAAATCGTCGCCCGCACCCCCTTAAACAACTGTGGCAGCCACGCCCGAACATGGGAAATGCTGCGTCTGACCCGCATGCCGATGGTGGAAATTGTCACCGGCTACCTCACCAACCCCGATGATGTCGCCGTGCTTACCGACCCTAAAATGCGTGATCGCATCGCCGAAGCCATCGTGGTCGCCGTCAAGCGTCTCTACCTTCTCGATGAGGAAGCCCAACCCAAGACCGGCACCTTCAAATTCGACGAGCTTCTACGTTCCGAGCAAACCGGTTAACCAGAACGCCATCGTAGGTTACTGAGAGCATCTGATTACTCCGACCAAACATAGATGACAAGATTTTCGATTTTCACGAATCTTTGTCATCCCTGTCCGGTTTGAGGCGAGAT
Above is a genomic segment from Corynebacterium suranareeae containing:
- a CDS encoding N-acetylmuramoyl-L-alanine amidase; the encoded protein is MSKVLRVGDRSPRVAEVRTTLARLGVIEGYSREMSAKTESQKFHEEETLFDEELSLSIKSFQQARGVVPSGLIDDLTLRVIREASYTLGTRVLAYQPGNQLVGDDVVEIQSHLQELGFYADRVDGHFGELTHKAVMNYQLNYGMQADGICGPDTIRALSRLGLRIKGGSAQAIRERERMRNAGPRLAGKRVVIDPALGGPNKGQIVKGPYGDISEEEILWDLATRLEGRMIAAGMETILSRPHMDDPSSRDRASIANAFSADLMLSLHCDSYPNDKANGVASFYFGSENGTNSLTGETLSAYIQKEIVARTPLNNCGSHARTWEMLRLTRMPMVEIVTGYLTNPDDVAVLTDPKMRDRIAEAIVVAVKRLYLLDEEAQPKTGTFKFDELLRSEQTG